The following are encoded in a window of Flavobacteriales bacterium genomic DNA:
- a CDS encoding type II toxin-antitoxin system RelE/ParE family toxin, translating to MVESIRWAPEAEAGFLQVIAYLRAEWSEREAMRFIQRTDTMVRMLMRFPGMSRKGRKGTREVLVTKHNIMCFRVKGSELQIVGFWDTRQHPRRRRITPP from the coding sequence ATGGTCGAAAGCATCCGCTGGGCGCCGGAAGCAGAAGCGGGCTTCCTCCAAGTGATCGCTTACCTGCGTGCTGAATGGTCCGAGCGCGAGGCGATGCGTTTCATCCAACGCACGGATACCATGGTGCGCATGCTGATGCGCTTTCCGGGCATGTCGCGCAAAGGCCGCAAGGGCACACGAGAAGTGCTTGTCACCAAGCACAACATCATGTGTTTCCGGGTGAAAGGGAGCGAATTGCAGATCGTGGGCTTCTGGGACACACGCCAACATCCACGGAGAAGGAGGATCACCCCGCCGTGA
- a CDS encoding 1,4-dihydroxy-2-naphthoyl-CoA synthase, with amino-acid sequence MQITAEPPEWRTAKEFTDITYRKCRGVARIAFNRPEVRNAFRPHTVSELLEAFHDAHQDTSIGVVLFSAEGPSPKDGGWSFCSGGDQRARGHQGYVDEGGMPRLNILEVQRLIRFMPKVVIAVVPGWAVGGGHSLHVVCDMTLASKEHAIFKQTDADVTSFDGGYGSAYLAKMVGQKRAREVFFLGRDISAQQAYEMAMVNAAVPHAELEATAWQWAQEILAKSPTAIKMLKFAFNLLDDGLVGQQVFAGEATRLAYMTEEAKEGRNAFLEKRRPDFSSIKWIP; translated from the coding sequence ATGCAGATCACCGCCGAGCCGCCGGAGTGGCGCACGGCGAAGGAGTTCACCGACATCACCTACCGCAAATGCAGGGGCGTGGCGCGCATCGCCTTCAACAGACCCGAGGTGCGCAACGCCTTCCGCCCGCACACGGTGAGCGAACTGCTCGAAGCCTTCCACGATGCCCATCAGGACACCAGCATCGGCGTGGTGCTCTTCAGCGCCGAAGGGCCCAGCCCCAAGGACGGCGGCTGGAGCTTCTGCAGCGGCGGTGACCAACGCGCACGCGGCCACCAGGGCTACGTGGATGAGGGCGGCATGCCACGCCTCAACATCCTGGAAGTGCAGCGGCTGATCCGCTTCATGCCCAAGGTGGTGATCGCCGTGGTGCCCGGCTGGGCCGTGGGCGGTGGACACAGCCTGCACGTGGTGTGCGACATGACGTTGGCCAGCAAGGAGCACGCGATCTTCAAGCAGACCGATGCCGATGTGACCAGCTTCGATGGCGGTTACGGCAGCGCCTACCTGGCCAAGATGGTGGGGCAGAAGCGTGCGCGCGAGGTATTCTTCCTGGGCCGCGACATCAGTGCGCAACAGGCATACGAAATGGCCATGGTGAACGCCGCGGTGCCGCATGCCGAACTCGAAGCCACCGCCTGGCAATGGGCGCAGGAGATCCTGGCCAAGAGCCCCACGGCGATCAAGATGCTGAAGTTCGCCTTCAATCTGCTCGATGACGGACTAGTGGGCCAGCAGGTCTTCGCCGGCGAGGCCACGCGCCTGGCTTACATGACCGAGGAAGCGAAAGAGGGCCGCAACGCTTTCCTGGAAAAGCGGCGTCCGGATTTCTCGAGCATCAAGTGGATCCCGTGA
- a CDS encoding methyltransferase produces the protein MYAGRVPDRRYRRTMAFLESCIGREERIMDLGVPNPFSRMMRDKGFAVRNTQGEDLDLDHARLDLSDITCITSFEVFEHLLAPFNLLRHVQPPPGGCIKLVCSVPLKVWFAKAWWSKTDPWDRHYHEFEPRQFDWLLEKSGWTILRREPWASPPRLALGIRPFLRFLYPSYYFVYAEKRA, from the coding sequence ATGTACGCGGGGCGCGTGCCCGATCGGCGCTACCGCAGAACGATGGCTTTTCTCGAAAGCTGCATCGGCCGAGAAGAACGCATCATGGACCTGGGCGTACCCAATCCATTTTCGCGCATGATGCGGGACAAGGGATTCGCTGTGCGCAACACGCAAGGCGAAGACCTGGACCTGGACCATGCCAGGCTCGACCTCAGCGACATCACCTGCATCACTTCATTCGAGGTGTTCGAGCACCTGCTGGCACCTTTCAACCTGTTGCGTCATGTGCAGCCACCTCCAGGGGGCTGCATCAAGCTGGTCTGCTCCGTGCCGCTGAAAGTGTGGTTCGCCAAAGCCTGGTGGAGCAAGACCGACCCTTGGGACCGCCACTACCATGAGTTCGAGCCCCGTCAATTCGACTGGCTGCTTGAGAAAAGCGGCTGGACCATCCTGCGCAGGGAGCCCTGGGCCTCGCCACCACGGCTCGCTTTAGGCATCCGGCCCTTCCTGCGATTCCTCTATCCGAGCTACTACTTCGTGTACGCGGAGAAACGCGCGTGA